The following proteins come from a genomic window of Edaphobacter sp. 4G125:
- the thiL gene encoding thiamine-phosphate kinase, with product MVRQKFSIRGELDLIEQIRRTFSHKDSRHKNLALGIGDDCAILRPPTGHEILVTTDFTIENRHFRRNLHPPFSVGHRCLARGLSDLAAMGATPLAAFLSLALPALLLRTRKGQHWIKEFFSGLHALAQEHHTPLAGGDTSESPADLILADIILVGSAPRGRALRRSGAHTGDVLYVTGALGGAHAELTALLKKNRRSRINTATQDHPHLFPQPRLAVGAALLQRNLASAAIDLSDGLSTDLTHLCESSKLRAEIEVSSIPLHPLTQKLSHEDALHAALNGGEDYELLFAAPANKRVPRRIAGVPITQIGTLHPSRPGRPRITLNFPDGTTSGLKPAGWQHFSR from the coding sequence ATGGTCCGCCAAAAATTTTCGATACGTGGAGAGCTCGACCTGATCGAGCAGATTCGCCGTACCTTTTCTCATAAAGATTCTCGACATAAAAATCTCGCCCTTGGCATAGGAGATGACTGTGCCATCCTTCGTCCCCCCACTGGACATGAGATTCTCGTCACTACAGACTTCACCATCGAAAACCGGCACTTTCGTCGCAATCTCCATCCACCGTTCTCCGTAGGCCACCGCTGTCTGGCTCGTGGCCTCAGCGATCTCGCCGCTATGGGAGCCACGCCTCTGGCTGCCTTTCTCTCCCTGGCCCTTCCTGCCCTCTTGCTCCGAACCCGTAAAGGCCAGCATTGGATCAAGGAATTCTTCTCCGGACTCCATGCCCTTGCGCAGGAACACCATACTCCTCTCGCTGGAGGAGACACCTCGGAATCTCCCGCAGACCTCATCCTTGCCGACATCATCCTCGTCGGCTCTGCGCCTCGCGGCCGTGCCCTTCGCCGCTCTGGTGCGCATACAGGAGATGTTCTCTACGTCACCGGCGCACTTGGGGGTGCCCATGCTGAGCTTACTGCACTGCTGAAAAAGAATCGTCGTTCCCGCATCAACACGGCGACGCAGGATCATCCACATCTCTTCCCTCAGCCACGACTCGCAGTAGGTGCGGCACTTCTTCAGCGAAATCTTGCATCGGCAGCCATTGATCTCAGCGATGGGCTCTCGACCGACCTTACCCATCTCTGCGAGTCCTCAAAACTCCGCGCAGAAATCGAAGTCTCTTCCATCCCTCTGCACCCTCTCACGCAAAAACTCTCACATGAGGACGCCCTCCATGCCGCGCTTAACGGCGGTGAAGACTACGAGCTCCTGTTCGCCGCCCCTGCCAATAAGCGCGTCCCACGGCGGATTGCCGGAGTCCCCATCACACAGATCGGGACACTTCATCCTTCTCGTCCTGGAAGACCTCGGATCACCCTTAACTTTCCCGATGGAACCACATCCGGGCTTAAGCCTGCCGGCTGGCAACACTTCTCGCGCTGA
- a CDS encoding cystathionine gamma-lyase, whose product MHEATKIIRSTLTRSVAGEPLHSGPVFAAPYHAPGDPSSIPYTYARSHNPTWTHLEKAIGQMESSEDYRASALVFASGMAACTAVFGAILRPGDIVVLPSNAYYAARVLAQQYFAEMGIQIRLAPTANNAQGEHLQGAKLLWIETPSNPTMEICDIAALCEAAHRAGVLVAVDNTTPTPLGQRPLALGADFSVASDTKAMTGHSDILLGHVAVRDLELRQKIDQWRTLTGGILGPMEAWLALRSIATLPLRLERACQNAQRIAEFLSTRSEVEQVLYPGLPSHPGHAIAKKQMSYFGPVLSFILHDKAAAESFLAHSKLLTDATSFGGITSSAERRARWGGDQIAEGFIRLSAGCEDIDDLLEDIAQALAATR is encoded by the coding sequence ATGCACGAAGCAACAAAGATCATCCGTTCGACTCTCACCCGTTCCGTCGCCGGTGAGCCGCTTCACTCCGGCCCGGTCTTTGCCGCTCCTTATCACGCTCCGGGCGACCCCTCATCTATCCCGTACACCTACGCCCGTTCTCACAATCCCACCTGGACGCACCTGGAAAAAGCCATCGGCCAGATGGAATCCAGCGAGGATTATCGCGCCTCTGCTCTCGTCTTCGCCTCCGGCATGGCCGCCTGCACCGCCGTCTTTGGAGCTATCCTTCGCCCCGGCGACATCGTCGTACTTCCCTCCAACGCTTACTACGCCGCCCGCGTCCTTGCGCAGCAGTACTTCGCCGAAATGGGGATCCAGATCCGCCTTGCTCCCACTGCGAACAACGCGCAAGGCGAGCATCTCCAAGGAGCAAAGCTGCTCTGGATCGAGACTCCCAGCAATCCCACCATGGAGATCTGTGACATCGCCGCGCTCTGCGAAGCTGCGCACCGCGCCGGAGTCCTCGTTGCTGTCGACAACACCACTCCGACACCACTTGGACAACGTCCTCTCGCTCTCGGCGCGGACTTCTCTGTCGCCTCCGATACCAAGGCAATGACTGGCCACAGCGACATCCTCCTCGGGCACGTTGCCGTTCGCGATCTCGAGCTGCGCCAGAAGATCGACCAGTGGCGCACCCTCACGGGAGGCATTCTCGGCCCCATGGAGGCCTGGCTCGCGCTACGGTCGATCGCGACGCTTCCGCTGCGACTCGAACGCGCCTGTCAGAACGCACAGCGCATTGCCGAGTTCCTTTCAACACGCTCCGAGGTTGAACAGGTCCTTTATCCCGGCCTTCCCTCTCACCCCGGCCATGCTATTGCCAAAAAGCAGATGAGCTACTTTGGACCGGTCCTCAGCTTCATCCTGCATGACAAGGCCGCCGCCGAATCTTTCCTGGCGCATTCGAAGCTCTTAACCGATGCCACCAGCTTTGGTGGCATCACCTCATCGGCCGAGCGCCGTGCACGTTGGGGGGGCGACCAGATCGCCGAAGGCTTCATCCGTCTCAGCGCAGGCTGCGAAGACATCGACGATCTCCTTGAAGACATCGCGCAGGCTCTCGCCGCAACCCGATAA
- the rsmD gene encoding 16S rRNA (guanine(966)-N(2))-methyltransferase RsmD, producing MRVIAGKFRSRTLNAPKGMKTRPTSDRLRETLFNVLAPRIEGARFVDLYAGSGAVGIEAISRGAEFCWFAESTPAALRAIRENVADLKISSGFRVEEGGAKAALEGLVRRSEKADLVFLDPPYEAEEEYERTLAFLGSRGLGLLAEDARVIAEHRSKVDLAEGYGALERVRVLKQGDAALSFYAVRREIP from the coding sequence ATGCGCGTTATTGCAGGTAAATTTCGGTCGCGGACACTGAATGCGCCGAAGGGGATGAAGACCAGGCCCACCAGCGACCGGTTACGGGAGACGCTGTTCAATGTGCTTGCTCCGCGCATCGAGGGAGCGCGGTTTGTCGATCTATATGCAGGCTCAGGTGCGGTGGGAATCGAGGCAATCAGCCGTGGAGCAGAGTTCTGCTGGTTTGCTGAAAGTACGCCAGCAGCGCTGCGAGCGATTCGCGAGAATGTAGCCGATCTAAAGATCAGTAGCGGATTTCGTGTGGAAGAGGGTGGAGCGAAAGCAGCATTGGAAGGGCTTGTACGGCGTAGCGAGAAGGCCGACCTGGTATTTCTTGATCCTCCTTATGAAGCTGAGGAGGAGTATGAGCGCACGCTTGCGTTTTTGGGCTCACGAGGCTTGGGATTATTGGCCGAGGATGCAAGGGTGATTGCGGAGCACCGAAGTAAGGTGGACCTGGCGGAGGGCTATGGCGCACTGGAGCGCGTGCGGGTACTGAAACAGGGAGATGCTGCTCTCAGTTTTTATGCGGTACGACGGGAGATTCCCTGA
- a CDS encoding CBS domain-containing protein, with product MRSWSFSIGRIFGVEIRIHTFFLLLLGLSISYSSVSGSTGVRGFALWLLLLLAIIVREIARALAAAWYNLELRSILLLPTGGLQHYATPEATDLAATPEIGKRLGLVGPLTNLFFGLFLGAVILTVSPEINLMEKPWLTPAHLLRGSVWLNILLAVVNLLPAAPLDGGRIFRGEFTRTHGVLKGTRAAAGLGQIIGILLAIAGCILPNMWLIMIGGFVFIGAHMDDSNLLLASETDPVLMRDIMLTDFSMLSASDTLEEALQRSVHTLQDVFPVVRGSNLVGAVSRQSIVEALQAEGNGYIQGVMTRSFQTAQPDDSLVKTLRRIMTGQGAQLVPVLDGNRIVGIITPQNLAHSIGLLNARRRLRQQGQQE from the coding sequence ATGCGCTCATGGTCCTTTTCGATCGGCAGAATCTTCGGTGTGGAGATCCGTATTCACACGTTCTTCCTTCTGCTGCTCGGTCTCTCCATAAGCTACTCCTCTGTCTCTGGATCAACCGGCGTTCGTGGCTTTGCACTCTGGCTCCTGCTGCTGCTTGCCATCATTGTTCGTGAGATCGCTCGCGCCCTCGCCGCTGCCTGGTACAACCTCGAGCTTCGAAGCATCCTTCTGCTGCCCACTGGAGGTCTCCAGCACTATGCCACTCCGGAAGCAACAGATCTTGCTGCCACCCCAGAGATCGGAAAACGGCTCGGTCTCGTTGGCCCGCTCACCAATCTGTTCTTCGGACTCTTTCTCGGCGCTGTCATCTTGACCGTCTCTCCTGAGATCAATCTCATGGAAAAACCTTGGTTGACCCCAGCTCATCTCCTTCGGGGCTCGGTCTGGCTCAACATTCTGCTCGCAGTCGTCAATCTTCTTCCAGCTGCGCCACTCGATGGAGGAAGGATCTTCCGTGGCGAGTTTACCCGCACTCACGGCGTTCTCAAGGGAACCCGCGCTGCAGCCGGTCTTGGTCAGATCATTGGAATTCTCCTCGCCATTGCCGGCTGCATTCTGCCGAATATGTGGCTCATCATGATCGGCGGCTTCGTCTTCATCGGCGCACACATGGACGACTCCAACCTTCTTCTCGCCTCCGAAACCGATCCCGTTCTTATGCGCGACATCATGCTTACGGACTTCAGCATGCTCTCGGCGTCCGACACGCTGGAAGAAGCATTACAACGCTCCGTACATACCCTGCAGGATGTCTTCCCCGTCGTACGCGGCAGCAATCTCGTCGGCGCTGTCTCGCGCCAGAGCATCGTCGAAGCATTGCAAGCCGAAGGGAATGGCTACATTCAGGGAGTGATGACCCGCTCCTTCCAGACCGCCCAGCCCGATGATTCCCTTGTGAAAACCCTGCGCCGCATCATGACAGGCCAGGGCGCCCAACTGGTTCCCGTTCTTGATGGCAACCGCATCGTCGGAATCATTACGCCCCAGAATCTGGCACATTCCATCGGCCTCCTCAATGCCCGGCGACGGCTTCGTCAACAAGGCCAGCAGGAATAA
- the rsmI gene encoding 16S rRNA (cytidine(1402)-2'-O)-methyltransferase: protein MKSISDQNPPLAPGLYLVATPIGNLEDITLRALRILRSVDRIACEDTRQTQKLLNHFAITTPTVSYHLHNEGQRSVELVEQLKDGASIAVVSDAGTPGIADPGHELVTAAISAGIPIFPIPGANAAINALIASGLATEHFTFHGFLPAKEGQRRTALEAFRKQASESALQQAGTHIFYEAPHRILDTLADIESTFGPAQPVVIAREVTKLHEEFLRGTVADLRSQLGSRASVRGEIVLLLSPIAAQSTGLLTRSIAEEVAALMQSESLSEKDALKRIARERGIGKSEAYRELQREQNRLR, encoded by the coding sequence ATGAAATCTATTTCCGATCAGAACCCGCCTCTCGCCCCCGGCCTCTACCTGGTCGCAACTCCTATCGGCAATCTCGAGGACATCACCCTTCGCGCGTTGCGTATCCTTCGCTCCGTCGATCGCATCGCCTGTGAAGACACCCGCCAAACCCAAAAACTCCTCAACCACTTCGCGATCACAACTCCGACCGTCAGCTATCACCTGCACAACGAAGGTCAACGTTCTGTGGAACTGGTAGAGCAGCTCAAAGACGGAGCCAGCATCGCCGTCGTGTCCGACGCTGGAACTCCAGGCATCGCCGATCCTGGCCACGAGCTCGTCACCGCAGCCATCTCCGCTGGAATCCCCATCTTCCCGATCCCCGGAGCCAACGCCGCCATCAATGCTCTTATCGCTAGCGGATTAGCAACCGAACACTTCACTTTTCATGGCTTTCTTCCGGCCAAAGAAGGCCAACGCCGGACCGCACTTGAAGCTTTCAGAAAGCAGGCCAGCGAGTCGGCACTTCAGCAAGCCGGCACCCACATCTTCTACGAAGCTCCTCATCGCATCCTAGACACGCTTGCCGATATTGAATCCACCTTCGGACCCGCTCAACCTGTCGTTATCGCGCGTGAAGTCACCAAGCTTCACGAAGAATTCCTCCGCGGCACCGTCGCAGATCTGCGCTCCCAGCTTGGATCGCGAGCCTCGGTCCGTGGAGAAATCGTCCTTCTCCTCTCTCCCATTGCCGCCCAATCAACTGGACTCCTAACCCGCAGCATCGCTGAAGAGGTTGCGGCCCTGATGCAATCGGAATCTCTGTCGGAAAAAGACGCGCTCAAACGAATTGCTCGCGAACGCGGCATCGGCAAAAGCGAAGCTTACCGGGAGCTTCAACGCGAGCAAAACCGCCTGCGCTGA
- a CDS encoding PLP-dependent cysteine synthase family protein, protein MITTVKMLGSTILERIGNTPLIRLDGLTAHLGESASGIQILGKAEWANPGGSVKDRAASAIVTDALQRSLIGNGKGLLDATSGNTGIAYAMLGAALGFPVTLCMPSNVSPERKKYLSAYGANVVWTNPADGSDGAIRKARELAAADPGRYYYADQYSNDENWRAHYRTTANEIWQQTDGQITHFVAGLGTSGTFMGTTRRLKELNPSIRCISMQPDSAFNGLEGLKHMATAIVPPIYDSHLADFNIDMDTEIAYRMCRTLGRSHGLLVGISAGAAVAAAVQVAEQEAQAGREAVIVTILPDSSEKYMSDRFWQEQD, encoded by the coding sequence ATGATTACCACCGTCAAAATGCTCGGCTCGACCATCCTCGAACGCATCGGCAATACGCCGCTGATCCGTCTCGATGGCCTCACCGCGCATCTCGGGGAATCTGCCTCCGGAATCCAGATCCTTGGGAAGGCCGAGTGGGCCAACCCCGGCGGCTCCGTCAAAGACCGCGCAGCTTCTGCCATCGTCACGGATGCTCTGCAGCGCAGTCTGATCGGAAATGGCAAGGGCCTGCTCGACGCCACCAGCGGAAACACCGGAATCGCCTATGCCATGCTCGGCGCGGCCCTCGGCTTCCCGGTCACGCTCTGCATGCCCTCCAATGTCTCGCCTGAGCGCAAAAAGTATCTCTCCGCTTATGGCGCAAACGTCGTCTGGACCAATCCCGCCGACGGCTCCGATGGAGCCATCCGCAAGGCCCGTGAGCTGGCCGCCGCAGACCCCGGCCGCTATTACTACGCCGACCAATACTCCAACGACGAGAACTGGCGCGCCCACTATCGCACCACCGCCAATGAGATCTGGCAGCAAACCGATGGTCAGATTACGCATTTTGTCGCAGGCCTTGGCACCTCCGGCACCTTTATGGGCACCACTCGCCGCCTCAAGGAGCTGAATCCATCCATCCGCTGCATCTCCATGCAGCCCGATTCAGCCTTCAATGGCCTTGAAGGGCTCAAGCACATGGCTACCGCCATCGTGCCGCCCATCTATGATTCACACCTCGCCGATTTCAACATCGACATGGACACCGAGATCGCCTATCGCATGTGCCGTACCCTCGGCCGCAGTCACGGCCTGCTCGTCGGTATCTCCGCCGGGGCTGCCGTTGCCGCCGCCGTCCAGGTCGCCGAGCAGGAAGCTCAGGCCGGACGCGAGGCCGTTATCGTCACCATTCTCCCCGACAGCTCCGAGAAGTACATGAGCGACCGATTCTGGCAGGAACAGGATTAG
- a CDS encoding Mov34/MPN/PAD-1 family protein, whose product MLQITYTDYEALRAHGEETYPHECCGVMLGKSTPEGNTVSQIVRAGNTRTDSAHNRYNIAPQELVKIQRQARNLGLDIVGFYHSHPDHPAQWSPTDFAEAHWIGCSYVITAVEKGKAAITNSFLLTGTSEEDKKFLDQAIEIDVAASQSNSQKG is encoded by the coding sequence ATGTTGCAGATTACCTATACCGACTACGAAGCCCTGCGCGCCCACGGCGAAGAGACCTACCCGCACGAGTGCTGCGGTGTCATGCTCGGCAAATCGACTCCTGAGGGAAATACCGTCAGCCAGATTGTGCGTGCTGGAAACACTCGCACCGACTCCGCTCATAATCGCTACAACATCGCCCCACAGGAGCTCGTCAAAATCCAGCGTCAGGCCCGCAATCTCGGTCTCGACATCGTCGGCTTCTACCACTCGCACCCCGACCATCCTGCTCAGTGGTCTCCGACAGACTTCGCAGAAGCTCACTGGATCGGCTGTTCTTATGTCATTACCGCCGTCGAAAAAGGCAAGGCGGCCATTACTAATTCCTTCCTCCTTACCGGAACCAGCGAGGAAGACAAAAAGTTTCTTGATCAAGCGATTGAGATCGATGTTGCAGCATCGCAATCCAATTCACAGAAAGGTTAG
- a CDS encoding MoaD/ThiS family protein: MNIHIPTPLRTYTGGAETVAVPGTTVAEVFTNLTSQYPDLKQQLFSNEGKLRSFVNVYLNDEDLRYLPEKESTSVASTDELTIIPSIAGGTDRKNSLCCSCCPLL, translated from the coding sequence ATGAACATTCACATCCCAACCCCGCTCAGGACATACACCGGCGGAGCTGAGACAGTCGCAGTCCCCGGCACCACCGTCGCCGAGGTCTTCACCAATCTCACCAGCCAATATCCTGATCTCAAGCAGCAACTCTTCAGCAATGAGGGCAAGCTCCGCTCCTTCGTTAACGTCTACCTCAACGACGAAGATCTCCGTTATCTTCCTGAAAAAGAATCCACTTCCGTTGCCTCGACCGACGAACTTACCATCATCCCCTCCATCGCTGGCGGAACTGACCGCAAAAACTCCCTTTGTTGTAGCTGTTGTCCCCTCCTCTAG
- the moeB gene encoding molybdopterin-synthase adenylyltransferase MoeB: MPTAIEETVELPKLTNEEIARYSRHLILPEVGMDGQRKLKAAKVLCVGTGGLGAPMALYLAAAGVGTIGLIDFDVVDESNLQRQIIHSQSTVGMLKVDSAEQMLKGLNKNVNIVKHNTMLTSANALEIFKDYDVIADGTDNFQTRYLVNDACVLTGKPNAYASIYRFEGQASVFATEEGPCYRCLYPEPPPPGLVPSCAEGGVLGILPGLLGVIQATEAIKLILGLGDPLVGRLLLVDALGMNFRTLKLRKNPNCPACGTHEIKELIDYDQFCGIEKPTSVGPLEVARDKAVADAAVVDGIPQVSVETLKKKLDAKENIFVLDVREPHEYQIANLGAPLIPLGTIESRLGELAAHKNDEVIVHCRSGARSQKAALALKAAGFTNVSNLTGGILAWAEKIDPSLPKY, translated from the coding sequence ATGCCAACAGCCATCGAAGAAACCGTAGAGCTCCCGAAGCTCACCAATGAAGAGATCGCCCGCTACTCCCGCCACCTCATCCTGCCCGAGGTCGGCATGGACGGCCAGCGTAAGCTCAAGGCCGCGAAGGTCCTCTGCGTGGGAACCGGTGGTCTCGGCGCACCAATGGCCCTCTATCTCGCCGCGGCAGGCGTCGGCACCATTGGACTCATCGACTTCGACGTCGTCGACGAGAGTAACCTGCAACGTCAAATCATTCACTCCCAGTCCACCGTCGGAATGCTCAAGGTCGACTCTGCCGAGCAGATGCTCAAGGGGCTGAATAAGAACGTCAACATCGTCAAGCACAATACGATGCTCACCTCGGCGAACGCTCTTGAGATCTTCAAAGACTACGACGTCATTGCCGATGGAACCGACAATTTCCAGACGCGTTATCTCGTCAACGACGCCTGCGTCCTCACCGGCAAGCCCAACGCCTACGCTTCCATCTATCGCTTCGAAGGCCAGGCCTCGGTCTTCGCTACGGAAGAAGGGCCGTGCTACCGCTGCCTCTATCCGGAACCGCCACCTCCTGGCCTTGTTCCCTCCTGCGCTGAGGGCGGCGTGCTTGGAATCCTTCCCGGTCTGCTCGGTGTCATCCAGGCTACCGAGGCCATCAAGCTGATCCTCGGTCTCGGTGACCCACTGGTTGGCCGTCTGTTGCTGGTCGATGCCCTGGGCATGAACTTCCGCACCCTCAAGCTGCGCAAGAACCCTAATTGCCCCGCCTGCGGCACACATGAGATCAAAGAACTGATTGACTACGATCAGTTCTGCGGCATCGAGAAGCCCACCTCCGTCGGCCCGCTCGAAGTGGCCCGCGATAAGGCGGTTGCCGATGCTGCCGTTGTCGATGGCATCCCACAGGTCTCCGTCGAAACTCTCAAGAAGAAGCTCGATGCCAAAGAGAACATCTTCGTCCTCGACGTCCGTGAGCCGCACGAGTACCAGATTGCTAACCTTGGGGCTCCGCTCATTCCGCTCGGCACGATTGAGTCGCGTCTGGGTGAGCTCGCTGCACATAAAAACGATGAGGTCATCGTTCACTGCCGCTCGGGCGCCCGCAGCCAGAAGGCAGCGCTCGCTCTCAAGGCTGCTGGCTTCACCAATGTCTCCAACCTTACCGGAGGCATCCTCGCCTGGGCCGAGAAGATCGACCCTAGCTTGCCGAAGTACTAA
- a CDS encoding FAD-dependent oxidoreductase — protein sequence MESTSIASQDFCFYFRSFMDRRHFLRTANLAAISAAVSGCARKTSTVFNPALNQAALAPVNLPESACHIPPVRVAEDRVIRTVVGLRPYRPSGFRVEREQVGDTVVVHNYGHGGGGITLSWGTAKLATDLGLKGHTGPVAVLGCGVVGLTTARMVQDAGFSVTIYTKAMPPDTTSNIAGGQWYPATVYEDSDKVSASFTDQFLTAAKYAYERYQITTDPRYGVRWMRNYSISRTPIADRRTEGRPRIVSGLDSLLPERRLLRQEENPFRIGYASQYDGMIMEPPMLLNALITDFRIAGGKVLGRELKSPAEVQTLPEKLVFNCTGLGAKALFDDQELTPIRGQLTFLLPQPEVTYAAMFEDAYMFSRHDGILLGGTHEEGNWSLEVDQATVKAKLAKHAELFNSMKAC from the coding sequence ATGGAATCGACATCGATTGCATCTCAGGATTTCTGTTTTTATTTCAGGAGTTTCATGGATCGACGACATTTTCTTCGTACTGCAAACCTTGCCGCAATCTCTGCCGCTGTTTCTGGATGTGCGAGGAAGACCTCTACGGTTTTTAATCCAGCGCTGAACCAGGCTGCTTTGGCTCCAGTGAATCTGCCGGAGAGTGCGTGTCATATTCCTCCGGTGCGGGTTGCAGAAGATCGTGTGATTCGTACCGTGGTGGGGTTGCGGCCATATAGACCTTCCGGATTTCGTGTAGAGCGGGAGCAGGTAGGCGACACCGTCGTCGTGCATAACTATGGGCATGGCGGAGGAGGCATTACGCTGAGTTGGGGAACGGCGAAGCTGGCGACAGATCTTGGACTGAAAGGGCATACCGGGCCAGTTGCGGTGCTTGGTTGCGGCGTAGTGGGGCTGACGACGGCGAGGATGGTGCAGGATGCCGGATTTTCGGTAACGATCTACACGAAGGCGATGCCGCCGGACACGACTTCAAACATTGCGGGAGGGCAGTGGTATCCCGCAACCGTTTATGAGGATTCAGACAAGGTGAGCGCGAGTTTCACCGATCAGTTTCTGACGGCGGCAAAGTACGCGTATGAGCGGTATCAAATTACGACAGACCCGCGGTATGGGGTGCGGTGGATGAGAAATTATTCGATCTCTCGGACCCCGATTGCCGACAGGCGAACCGAAGGTAGGCCGAGGATTGTGAGCGGACTCGATTCTTTGCTGCCGGAGCGACGGCTACTGAGGCAGGAAGAGAATCCGTTTCGGATTGGATATGCTTCGCAGTACGACGGGATGATTATGGAACCGCCGATGTTGTTGAATGCGCTAATCACGGATTTCAGGATTGCGGGCGGCAAGGTGTTGGGGCGCGAGCTGAAGTCACCGGCTGAGGTGCAGACATTGCCGGAGAAGCTGGTCTTCAACTGCACGGGGTTGGGAGCGAAGGCATTGTTCGATGATCAGGAGTTGACTCCAATTCGAGGTCAGCTGACGTTTTTGCTGCCGCAGCCGGAGGTGACCTATGCCGCGATGTTCGAGGATGCGTATATGTTCTCGCGTCACGACGGCATCCTGCTGGGTGGAACGCATGAAGAAGGGAACTGGTCGCTGGAGGTGGATCAGGCTACGGTGAAGGCGAAGCTGGCCAAGCACGCTGAGTTGTTCAACTCGATGAAGGCGTGTTGA
- a CDS encoding class II aldolase/adducin family protein, with product MASGEEMEWELRRSLVRFGRMLYRLGFMPGTSGNLSVRLDEERILATPTGRSKFLLRSEDMVIVDLDGRQLAGTRKVTSEIGMHLAIYRLRPDADAVIHSHPPIATGFACSGRPLDEPLCSEAIMTLGVVPLAPYATTGTHGLVESLEPLIPHHSAILLANHGAVTCGNDLLDAFLKMETVEHFAHICLVAHQLGSVRLLEGHAIDQLHEARARYLAGAHQGGRMVRQMVAG from the coding sequence TTGGCGAGCGGAGAAGAGATGGAGTGGGAGCTTCGGCGCAGTCTGGTTCGGTTTGGACGGATGCTTTATCGGCTCGGCTTTATGCCGGGAACCTCGGGCAATCTTTCGGTAAGGTTGGATGAGGAACGGATTCTTGCGACGCCGACCGGGAGAAGTAAGTTTCTTCTTCGCTCAGAAGACATGGTGATCGTCGATCTAGACGGACGACAGCTTGCGGGCACAAGAAAGGTGACAAGCGAGATTGGGATGCACCTTGCGATTTACAGGCTGCGACCGGATGCAGATGCGGTAATCCACTCGCATCCTCCGATTGCGACGGGATTCGCGTGCTCGGGGCGCCCGCTGGATGAGCCGCTGTGTTCTGAGGCGATTATGACGCTGGGTGTGGTGCCATTGGCTCCTTATGCCACGACGGGAACCCATGGACTTGTGGAGAGCCTGGAGCCACTGATTCCACATCACTCTGCAATTCTGCTGGCGAATCATGGGGCCGTAACGTGTGGGAACGATTTGCTGGATGCATTTTTGAAGATGGAGACGGTGGAGCACTTTGCGCATATCTGTCTGGTCGCACATCAGCTTGGTTCTGTGCGTCTGCTCGAGGGACATGCGATCGACCAATTGCACGAGGCGAGAGCGAGATATCTGGCCGGCGCACATCAGGGTGGAAGAATGGTCCGGCAGATGGTTGCGGGATAG